The Tenrec ecaudatus isolate mTenEca1 chromosome 9, mTenEca1.hap1, whole genome shotgun sequence genome window below encodes:
- the CASP2 gene encoding caspase-2 isoform X1: MAAPSAVSRLALPPRGLMAADRGRRVLGLCGMHPDHQEVLKRNRVLLAKQLVLSELLEHLLEQDIITLEMRELVQARVGSFGQNVELLSLLPKRGPRAFEAFCAALRETKQAHLEELLLGALAALQHEPPPPPVLPALGSLGVEVGAGCIPSLRLLLLQLSCDYDLGLPLPVCESCPPLKQPRMTAEPLEPSMDSGDGPPSLQVKPCSPAFYQAHCQAAYRMQTRTRGLALVLSNVHFTGEKDLEFRSGGDVDQAMLASLFKLLGYSVHVLQNQTAQEMEKQLQDFAQRPEHRLTDSCVVALLSHGVEGAIYGVDGKLLELQEVFRLFDNASCPSLQNKPKMFFVQACRGDETDLGVDQQDGKSQAQSPGCEESDAGAAGLLKTRLPTRSDMICGYACLRGTAAMRNTKRGSWYIEALARVFSQRACDMHVADMLVEVNALIKEREGYAPGTEFHRCKEMSEYCSTLCRHLYLFPGHQAT, encoded by the exons ATGGCGGCGCCGAGCGCTGTGTCGCGGCTGGCTCTCCCGCCGAGGGGATTAATGGCCGCTGACAGGGGGCGCAG GGTGCTGGGCCTGTGTGGCATGCATCCTGACCACCAGGAAGTGCTGAAGCGGAACCGTGTGCTGCTGGCCAAGCAGCTGGTGCTGAGCGAGCTGCTGGAGCACCTGCTGGAACAAGACATCATCACACTGGAGATGCGTGAGCTGGTCCAG GCCCGTGTAGGCAGTTTCGGCCAGAACGTGGAGCTCCTCAGCCTGCTGCCCAAGCGGGGCCCCCGGGCCTTCGAGGCCTTCTGCGCAGCCCTGCGGGAGACCAAGCAGGCTCAcctggaggagctgctgctgggtgcCCTCGCTGCCCTCCAGCATGAGCCCCCACCACCACCGGTACTGCCTGCCCTTGGGagcctgggggtggaggtgggagcaGGCTGCATCCCTTCCCTGAGGCTGCTGCTCTTACAGCTGAGCTGTGACTACGACTTGGGTCTTCCACTGCCTGTGTGTGAGTCCTGCCCCCCACTCAAGCAGCCCCGCATGACTGCAG AGCCCCTGGAGCCCTCCATGGACAGTGGGGATGGCCCGCCCAGTCTACAGGTCAAGCCCTGCTCGCCTGCCTTCTACCAGGCACACTGCCAGGCG GCGTACCGCATGCAGACGCGTACTCGTGGTCTGGCGCTGGTGCTGAGCAACGTGCACTTCACGGGAGAGAAGGACCTAGAGTTCCGCTCAGGGGGCGACGTGGACCAGGCCATGCTGGCCAGCCTTTTCAAGCTGCTGGGCTACTCCGTCCATGTCCTCCAGAATCAGACGGCTCAG gagatggagaaGCAGCTGCAGGACTTCGCCCAGCGGCCGGAGCACCGCCTCACGGATTCCTGTGTGGTGGCGCTGCTGTCCCACGGGGTGGAGGGTGCCATCTATGGGGTGGATGGCAAACTGCTCGAG CTACAAGAGGTCTTCCGGCTCTTCGACAACGCCAGCTGCCCGAGCCTACAGAACAAGCCCAAGATGTTCTTCGTGCAGGCCTGCCGCGGAG ATGAGACAGACCTCGGGGTTGACCAGCAGGACGGGAAGAGCCAGGCACAGTCCCCTGGGTGTGAGGAGAGCGACGCAGGCGCTGCGGGGCTGCTGAAGACACGACTGCCCACACGCTCTGACATGATCTGCGGCTATGCATGCCTACGAG GCACGGCTGCCATGCGCAACACCAAGCGGGGTTCCTGGTACATTGAGGCGCTGGCCCGAGTCTTCTCCCAGCGCGCCTGCGACATGCACGTGGCTGACATGCTGGTGGAG gTGAACGCCCTCATCAAGGAGCGGGAAGGCTATGCCCCAGGGACCGAGTTCCACCGCTGCAAGGAGATGTCTGAGTACTGCAGCACACTCTGCCGCCACCTCTACTTGTTCCCAGGACACCAGGCCACGTGA
- the CASP2 gene encoding caspase-2 isoform X2: MAAPSAVSRLALPPRGLMAADRGRRVLGLCGMHPDHQEVLKRNRVLLAKQLVLSELLEHLLEQDIITLEMRELVQARVGSFGQNVELLSLLPKRGPRAFEAFCAALRETKQAHLEELLLGALAALQHEPPPPPLSCDYDLGLPLPVCESCPPLKQPRMTAEPLEPSMDSGDGPPSLQVKPCSPAFYQAHCQAAYRMQTRTRGLALVLSNVHFTGEKDLEFRSGGDVDQAMLASLFKLLGYSVHVLQNQTAQEMEKQLQDFAQRPEHRLTDSCVVALLSHGVEGAIYGVDGKLLELQEVFRLFDNASCPSLQNKPKMFFVQACRGDETDLGVDQQDGKSQAQSPGCEESDAGAAGLLKTRLPTRSDMICGYACLRGTAAMRNTKRGSWYIEALARVFSQRACDMHVADMLVEVNALIKEREGYAPGTEFHRCKEMSEYCSTLCRHLYLFPGHQAT, encoded by the exons ATGGCGGCGCCGAGCGCTGTGTCGCGGCTGGCTCTCCCGCCGAGGGGATTAATGGCCGCTGACAGGGGGCGCAG GGTGCTGGGCCTGTGTGGCATGCATCCTGACCACCAGGAAGTGCTGAAGCGGAACCGTGTGCTGCTGGCCAAGCAGCTGGTGCTGAGCGAGCTGCTGGAGCACCTGCTGGAACAAGACATCATCACACTGGAGATGCGTGAGCTGGTCCAG GCCCGTGTAGGCAGTTTCGGCCAGAACGTGGAGCTCCTCAGCCTGCTGCCCAAGCGGGGCCCCCGGGCCTTCGAGGCCTTCTGCGCAGCCCTGCGGGAGACCAAGCAGGCTCAcctggaggagctgctgctgggtgcCCTCGCTGCCCTCCAGCATGAGCCCCCACCACCACCG CTGAGCTGTGACTACGACTTGGGTCTTCCACTGCCTGTGTGTGAGTCCTGCCCCCCACTCAAGCAGCCCCGCATGACTGCAG AGCCCCTGGAGCCCTCCATGGACAGTGGGGATGGCCCGCCCAGTCTACAGGTCAAGCCCTGCTCGCCTGCCTTCTACCAGGCACACTGCCAGGCG GCGTACCGCATGCAGACGCGTACTCGTGGTCTGGCGCTGGTGCTGAGCAACGTGCACTTCACGGGAGAGAAGGACCTAGAGTTCCGCTCAGGGGGCGACGTGGACCAGGCCATGCTGGCCAGCCTTTTCAAGCTGCTGGGCTACTCCGTCCATGTCCTCCAGAATCAGACGGCTCAG gagatggagaaGCAGCTGCAGGACTTCGCCCAGCGGCCGGAGCACCGCCTCACGGATTCCTGTGTGGTGGCGCTGCTGTCCCACGGGGTGGAGGGTGCCATCTATGGGGTGGATGGCAAACTGCTCGAG CTACAAGAGGTCTTCCGGCTCTTCGACAACGCCAGCTGCCCGAGCCTACAGAACAAGCCCAAGATGTTCTTCGTGCAGGCCTGCCGCGGAG ATGAGACAGACCTCGGGGTTGACCAGCAGGACGGGAAGAGCCAGGCACAGTCCCCTGGGTGTGAGGAGAGCGACGCAGGCGCTGCGGGGCTGCTGAAGACACGACTGCCCACACGCTCTGACATGATCTGCGGCTATGCATGCCTACGAG GCACGGCTGCCATGCGCAACACCAAGCGGGGTTCCTGGTACATTGAGGCGCTGGCCCGAGTCTTCTCCCAGCGCGCCTGCGACATGCACGTGGCTGACATGCTGGTGGAG gTGAACGCCCTCATCAAGGAGCGGGAAGGCTATGCCCCAGGGACCGAGTTCCACCGCTGCAAGGAGATGTCTGAGTACTGCAGCACACTCTGCCGCCACCTCTACTTGTTCCCAGGACACCAGGCCACGTGA